One Roseimaritima multifibrata DNA window includes the following coding sequences:
- a CDS encoding 3-keto-disaccharide hydrolase — protein MLLNAQRFLFSCALACAVAGLATAEDAVQKAPAESENMKSLFNGKDLSGWDGDPRLWSVRDGVIRGETTEENKANRNTFLIWQDGSTKDFELRLSYRCNATNNSGIQYRSEHITEGNPPNPWVMRGYQHEIRNENKLPNVSGFIYGEGLGRGRVCLVGEKAVVTADGKQVDKTPLIDEEGFKELFNLDGWNEVVIIAKGRHLQHFMNGRLTMDFTDSPELALLDGKLALQLHAGKPMWVEFKDIRFREL, from the coding sequence ATGCTTTTGAATGCTCAACGTTTCTTGTTTTCCTGTGCCCTTGCGTGTGCCGTTGCCGGGCTGGCAACCGCTGAAGATGCTGTCCAAAAAGCCCCGGCAGAATCCGAAAATATGAAATCTTTGTTTAACGGCAAGGACCTGAGTGGTTGGGACGGCGACCCGCGTCTATGGTCGGTTCGCGACGGAGTCATTCGCGGAGAAACGACCGAAGAGAACAAAGCGAATCGCAATACGTTCCTGATCTGGCAGGATGGTTCGACGAAGGATTTTGAACTTCGATTGAGCTATCGCTGTAACGCAACGAATAACTCTGGAATTCAGTACCGTTCGGAGCACATCACCGAAGGAAACCCACCGAACCCGTGGGTGATGCGTGGCTACCAGCATGAAATTCGCAACGAAAACAAGTTGCCAAACGTTTCGGGGTTCATCTATGGCGAAGGTTTGGGCCGCGGACGTGTCTGCCTAGTGGGCGAAAAAGCCGTTGTCACTGCGGACGGAAAGCAAGTCGACAAGACTCCATTGATCGACGAGGAAGGCTTTAAAGAACTGTTTAACTTGGACGGCTGGAATGAAGTGGTGATCATCGCCAAAGGGCGTCACCTGCAACACTTCATGAATGGCCGCCTGACGATGGATTTCACCGACAGCCCCGAACTGGCATTGCTGGACGGCAAGTTGGCCCTCCAGTTGCACGCTGGCAAACCAATGTGGGTCGAATTCAAAGATATCCGCTTCCGCGAACTGTAG
- a CDS encoding sensor histidine kinase produces MIPLLEQQEQRFSHELHDALLPFLFAARMRLESLIARDESEGVRDELRAILEHVSQASSEGRRLIVESHPPELAEIGWTAALQHYVRQGLPPHQVVIDFDFDQMPAAGNLQKDLALALYRVSQEAIRNAIRHAKAKRILVTAKQDPGGVLLTIEDDGCGFDTSAEKNQSRFGLRSLQARAEDVGGQLQIESAVGKGTTIEMRVPAAPKVS; encoded by the coding sequence TTGATCCCGCTGTTGGAGCAACAGGAACAGCGGTTTTCGCACGAGCTCCACGATGCGCTGCTCCCCTTTCTGTTTGCCGCTCGGATGCGTCTGGAAAGCCTGATCGCTAGAGACGAATCGGAGGGGGTGCGAGATGAACTGCGAGCCATTCTAGAGCACGTTTCGCAGGCGTCCTCGGAAGGACGCCGCTTGATTGTCGAAAGCCATCCGCCTGAATTGGCTGAAATTGGTTGGACAGCTGCTTTGCAGCACTATGTGCGACAGGGCTTGCCGCCTCATCAGGTCGTCATCGATTTCGATTTTGACCAGATGCCGGCCGCGGGCAACCTGCAGAAGGATTTGGCTTTGGCCCTCTATCGGGTTTCTCAAGAAGCGATCCGCAACGCGATCCGGCACGCGAAAGCCAAGCGAATTTTGGTGACCGCAAAGCAGGATCCCGGCGGCGTCCTATTGACCATCGAAGATGATGGGTGTGGTTTTGACACGTCCGCAGAGAAAAATCAGAGCCGTTTTGGGCTGCGAAGTTTGCAGGCTCGAGCGGAAGATGTGGGCGGTCAGCTGCAGATTGAATCGGCTGTCGGCAAAGGAACCACCATTGAAATGCGTGTTCCGGCCGCTCCCAAAGTTTCGTAG
- a CDS encoding STAS domain-containing protein produces MSAITIESKDEVLVVYFTDGKILDSQRIEQVGLELQEAVPQATHKRLLLNFRGVSFMSSAMITKLVMLNKTCKSKEIALKFCDVSPNVMEVFKITRLNRLFDIAETEEKAIAGFGKKGWFG; encoded by the coding sequence ATGTCGGCAATCACCATTGAGTCCAAGGACGAGGTCCTTGTCGTCTATTTTACGGACGGAAAAATCCTCGACAGCCAACGGATTGAACAGGTTGGGTTAGAGCTTCAGGAAGCGGTTCCTCAGGCGACGCACAAACGTTTGCTGTTGAATTTCCGCGGGGTCTCTTTCATGTCTTCAGCGATGATCACGAAATTGGTCATGCTGAACAAAACCTGCAAGTCCAAAGAAATTGCTTTGAAGTTCTGTGACGTTTCGCCAAATGTCATGGAAGTCTTCAAAATCACTCGTCTGAACCGCTTGTTCGACATTGCCGAGACGGAAGAAAAAGCGATTGCTGGATTTGGCAAAAAAGGTTGGTTCGGTTGA
- a CDS encoding HlyD family secretion protein, producing the protein MRFAFAVFGFLAVTGWSGLLLAAEPLSVPNAQVIFIHDVAVSSLDSGVVTEVIAVPNQVVDQGEPLVILDRQLHDVKLGEAVQRWRIAQAEGQNHVDLRFAQKSVSVSQNQLDRGVGAVQRVANSVSESELEQMRLEVEQAVLSVEQAEHQLNIDRLTESLRAQELKVAEMELERRTVRSPRQGQVAEVLVQVGEWVEAGTPVVRVVDAARLRVVGFVPEENLEHLNVGAPAIFRIQTGDDVQAVEGKVSFVSPELNPVNRDCLIWVDIDTEGKTLRPGQSGVLEFELSEE; encoded by the coding sequence ATGCGATTTGCTTTTGCGGTTTTCGGTTTTCTGGCGGTGACCGGCTGGAGTGGGCTGCTGTTGGCAGCCGAACCGCTATCCGTCCCCAACGCCCAGGTAATCTTTATTCACGATGTCGCGGTCTCCAGTCTCGATTCGGGAGTCGTTACGGAGGTCATCGCAGTGCCGAACCAAGTGGTCGATCAGGGAGAGCCTCTGGTCATTCTGGACCGCCAGTTGCATGACGTGAAGCTTGGCGAGGCGGTTCAACGCTGGCGAATAGCTCAAGCCGAAGGCCAGAATCATGTCGATCTTCGCTTCGCTCAAAAGTCCGTCAGTGTGTCTCAGAACCAATTGGATCGCGGAGTCGGAGCCGTTCAGCGCGTCGCAAATTCCGTCAGTGAATCGGAGTTAGAGCAAATGCGACTAGAAGTGGAGCAAGCCGTTCTATCGGTCGAACAAGCGGAGCATCAATTGAATATCGATCGATTGACGGAGTCGTTACGAGCTCAGGAACTGAAAGTTGCCGAGATGGAATTGGAACGACGCACCGTTCGGTCGCCGCGGCAAGGTCAGGTCGCCGAGGTGTTGGTGCAGGTCGGCGAATGGGTCGAAGCGGGGACGCCCGTGGTCCGGGTTGTCGATGCCGCTCGGTTACGTGTGGTCGGTTTTGTACCCGAAGAGAATTTGGAGCATTTGAACGTTGGAGCCCCCGCGATCTTCCGGATTCAAACAGGGGATGACGTGCAGGCGGTGGAAGGAAAGGTCTCTTTTGTTAGTCCTGAACTGAACCCGGTGAATCGTGACTGTCTGATCTGGGTCGATATCGATACCGAGGGAAAGACCCTTCGCCCAGGCCAGTCGGGCGTGTTGGAATTCGAATTGTCGGAGGAGTAG
- a CDS encoding P-loop NTPase family protein codes for MLQKFCQQRSPQAAIVGPHGSGKSTLLKELVAGLHDRFSPIDSWSLHAGESPPSIAAAFQTAPGSLLVIDGFEQLPVPVRWALVGFVRWRGAGLLVTSHQRVCGLPELWAGQVEHSLARRLTEQLLCKHPAERAELLALFEVRWQQHRPNLRDTWFALYDDYERIKI; via the coding sequence TTGCTGCAAAAATTCTGCCAACAGCGATCTCCTCAAGCCGCAATTGTGGGGCCCCATGGCAGCGGCAAATCGACTCTGCTGAAAGAATTGGTGGCAGGCCTGCACGATCGCTTTTCGCCGATCGATTCCTGGTCCCTGCACGCTGGGGAATCCCCCCCGTCGATCGCGGCAGCGTTTCAAACCGCCCCTGGTTCTTTGCTGGTGATCGATGGGTTTGAGCAACTGCCCGTGCCGGTTCGCTGGGCGTTGGTCGGATTCGTTCGCTGGCGTGGCGCTGGGTTGTTGGTGACTTCACATCAACGCGTCTGCGGGCTGCCTGAATTGTGGGCCGGGCAGGTCGAGCACTCGCTGGCGCGTCGGCTTACGGAACAACTGCTCTGCAAGCATCCGGCGGAGCGAGCCGAACTGTTGGCCTTGTTCGAGGTTCGCTGGCAGCAGCATCGGCCCAACCTGCGGGATACTTGGTTCGCTCTTTACGATGACTACGAGCGGATCAAAATTTGA